In Desulfovibrio oxyclinae DSM 11498, one genomic interval encodes:
- a CDS encoding radical SAM protein, translating to MAPDHGGRLPTAIVVPGGEALAVSTLGWQAVYRLLAEEPRMAVERVFPDKTGHGPDGGEPVSREASHPLSSFPVLAFSVTYEEDYLLLARTLEASGVPPLAAERPDFPLVLAGGPPAFLNPAPIAPFVDLFWVGEANEDHLQLLLDLREHIFAGGSKSDFLEAVKDRPGVYVPGRSKTPVRRVVSALGSKLPDPAWSCFVSPTATFKDTLLLEVNRGCPYGCRFCAAGYIYRPPRHADIDVMKDVVERTNPLKVGLVGTALTDWPDLLPFLKWLKERKTKFSLSSMRADGITEELLVFLRQCGIRTITLALEGASERLRNMASKKLDPDDFLKAVRLCARYGVNHLKSYIIVGWPGETDEDYEELSSFMQRIIDIRSEEPGGRKKSFMRITLGASCLVPKPWTPFQWAPMATEEQLDRRLKQLRKLVKPYKGLTLTHDSPFQARLQGLLARGDERIADFIMLAAKHGGWKKALKRWDGDPSEYLDRVRADDEPFPWECVDIGVRRAFMLREWHQAQKAVVTPGCPGIDCGDCKRCGMQDFTS from the coding sequence TTGGCTCCAGACCACGGCGGTCGGCTGCCCACGGCCATCGTGGTGCCCGGAGGTGAGGCGCTGGCAGTGTCGACCCTCGGCTGGCAAGCCGTCTACCGCCTCCTTGCGGAGGAACCGCGCATGGCGGTTGAGCGCGTGTTTCCGGATAAGACCGGACACGGCCCGGACGGCGGCGAGCCTGTATCGAGGGAGGCATCCCACCCACTATCCTCATTCCCTGTCCTCGCCTTCAGCGTGACATATGAGGAGGATTATCTCCTTCTCGCGCGCACCCTGGAGGCCTCGGGCGTTCCGCCGCTTGCGGCGGAACGCCCGGACTTCCCTCTGGTTCTCGCAGGCGGGCCGCCCGCCTTCCTGAACCCGGCGCCCATCGCGCCGTTCGTGGATCTCTTCTGGGTGGGAGAGGCCAACGAGGACCACCTGCAACTGCTTCTCGACCTGCGCGAACACATTTTCGCGGGTGGAAGCAAGTCCGACTTTCTGGAGGCGGTCAAGGACCGTCCAGGCGTCTACGTTCCGGGCAGATCGAAAACGCCCGTGCGCCGAGTGGTGTCCGCCCTCGGCAGCAAACTCCCCGATCCGGCGTGGTCCTGCTTCGTCAGTCCCACGGCCACCTTCAAGGACACCCTGCTGCTGGAAGTGAACCGCGGCTGCCCCTACGGCTGCCGCTTCTGCGCCGCAGGATACATCTACCGTCCACCCCGTCACGCCGACATAGATGTCATGAAGGACGTGGTGGAACGCACCAATCCGCTCAAGGTGGGCCTCGTGGGCACCGCGCTCACGGACTGGCCCGACCTGTTGCCGTTCCTGAAATGGCTCAAGGAACGCAAGACCAAGTTTTCCCTGTCGTCCATGCGCGCGGACGGCATCACCGAGGAACTGCTGGTGTTCCTGCGTCAGTGCGGCATCCGCACCATCACCCTCGCCCTTGAGGGAGCCAGCGAGCGGCTGCGCAACATGGCAAGCAAGAAGCTCGACCCGGACGACTTTCTCAAGGCCGTACGCCTGTGCGCCCGCTACGGGGTGAACCACCTCAAGAGCTACATCATCGTTGGCTGGCCCGGTGAAACGGACGAAGACTACGAAGAACTCTCCAGCTTCATGCAGCGCATCATCGACATCCGCTCCGAAGAACCCGGCGGACGCAAGAAATCCTTCATGCGCATCACGCTTGGCGCGAGCTGCCTCGTCCCCAAGCCTTGGACGCCATTCCAGTGGGCTCCCATGGCGACGGAAGAACAGCTTGATCGCCGCCTGAAACAGCTCCGCAAGCTCGTCAAACCATACAAGGGATTGACGCTCACCCACGACAGCCCGTTCCAGGCCCGACTTCAGGGGCTGCTGGCTCGCGGCGACGAGCGCATTGCCGATTTCATCATGCTCGCCGCAAAGCACGGCGGCTGGAAAAAGGCCCTCAAACGCTGGGACGGCGACCCTTCCGAGTATCTCGATCGCGTGCGTGCGGACGACGAACCGTTTCCGTGGGAATGTGTGGACATAGGCGTGCGACGCGCGTTCATGCTGAGGGAATGGCATCAGGCGCAAAAGGCCGTGGTGACACCGGGCTGCCCGGGAATTGACTGCGGCGACTGCAAACGTTGCGGGATGCAGGACTTCACTTCCTAA
- a CDS encoding TRAP transporter substrate-binding protein → MKRREFFAGAGAMTLAACTPTSGTGSDPIRWRMATAWPRNMPVMHDGAQLFAERVNVLSQGELEIELHAAGEIMGALDVFDAASQNEIQCYHASSYYWDDIEPATAWFSSVPFGMNAEGCLAWILGDEGLSLWQDIYRRFSIVPFPMGATGMQMGGWFKAPLEEPADLNGLRIRIPGLGARIYAKLGAEPVQFPASDLVPAMQSNRLDAADWIGPHIDIRLGLDTVASHYYYPGWQEPSGILELGINSHAYDALPQHLKEIVRSCAADVTQHIVTRFAVLNGRAIKRLRDNPEITVAPFPVKLLELFQRVADETVENEAGKSVRARRVHESYKRFMSSWLGWGRMANLGYFDLMR, encoded by the coding sequence ATGAAACGCAGAGAGTTTTTCGCCGGCGCCGGGGCAATGACCCTTGCGGCCTGCACCCCGACTTCCGGTACGGGCAGTGATCCCATTCGCTGGCGCATGGCCACGGCATGGCCCAGAAACATGCCGGTAATGCACGACGGCGCTCAACTCTTTGCCGAACGAGTCAATGTTCTCAGCCAGGGCGAGCTGGAAATAGAACTGCACGCAGCCGGGGAGATCATGGGCGCCCTTGATGTCTTCGACGCCGCCTCCCAGAACGAAATTCAGTGCTACCACGCCTCTTCCTATTACTGGGATGACATCGAACCTGCCACGGCTTGGTTTTCATCAGTGCCCTTCGGCATGAACGCGGAAGGCTGTCTGGCATGGATTCTCGGTGACGAGGGCCTCTCGCTCTGGCAGGACATCTACCGCCGTTTCAGCATAGTGCCCTTCCCCATGGGAGCCACGGGAATGCAGATGGGCGGATGGTTCAAGGCTCCGCTCGAAGAGCCTGCGGACCTGAACGGGCTGCGGATCAGAATCCCCGGTCTGGGTGCGCGAATCTACGCGAAACTCGGCGCCGAACCAGTGCAGTTTCCGGCATCGGACCTTGTCCCGGCCATGCAATCAAATCGGCTTGACGCGGCGGACTGGATCGGCCCGCACATCGACATCCGGCTGGGACTCGACACGGTCGCCTCGCACTATTACTACCCCGGCTGGCAGGAACCCTCAGGGATACTCGAACTGGGCATCAACAGCCACGCCTATGACGCCCTGCCCCAGCACCTCAAGGAGATCGTCAGAAGTTGCGCAGCGGACGTGACCCAACACATCGTCACCAGGTTCGCGGTCCTTAACGGCAGAGCCATAAAGCGCCTGCGCGACAATCCCGAGATCACGGTGGCCCCTTTCCCCGTAAAGCTGCTTGAACTCTTTCAGCGAGTCGCCGACGAGACCGTGGAAAACGAAGCTGGCAAGAGCGTCCGCGCCAGACGCGTGCACGAAAGTTACAAGCGGTTCATGTCCAGCTGGCTGGGATGGGGAAGAATGGCGAATCTGGGTTACTTCGACCTGATGCGCTGA
- the murB gene encoding UDP-N-acetylmuramate dehydrogenase: protein MALGIRRHISLSDLTTLRMGGEAACELTVRGETDFDELSDFLLRETVRPFVIGKGSNLLAAGDVSDLALVRIQSPATPEQVGQDGDQVIFRAGAGLHLPALLGWAFKSGLSGMEGLSGIPGTVGGAVAMNAGSYGTEMSQVVRRVRVWTPTEGLEWIDAAECAWGYRSFDPGRISRYMIHEVEFALSESTPEKVKAAMKETMDRKKAGQPIAAWTAGCVFKNPVGDSAGRLLDQAGFKGREHGGCRFSPMHANFLENTGEGTAREAVELIEAAREEVAKRFDVKLETEVIII, encoded by the coding sequence ATGGCACTGGGCATTCGGCGGCATATCTCCCTGAGCGACCTCACCACCCTGAGAATGGGCGGCGAGGCCGCATGTGAACTCACCGTGCGCGGCGAGACCGATTTCGACGAACTCTCGGACTTCCTTTTGCGGGAGACCGTGCGGCCCTTCGTCATCGGCAAGGGAAGCAACCTGCTCGCCGCCGGGGATGTCTCCGATCTGGCCCTTGTGCGCATTCAGTCCCCGGCCACGCCCGAACAGGTGGGACAGGACGGCGATCAGGTCATCTTTCGCGCCGGAGCGGGACTGCATCTGCCCGCCCTGCTCGGCTGGGCCTTCAAGTCCGGACTCTCCGGCATGGAAGGTCTTTCGGGAATTCCCGGAACCGTCGGCGGCGCGGTTGCCATGAACGCAGGATCTTACGGCACCGAGATGTCGCAGGTGGTGCGCCGGGTGCGTGTCTGGACGCCCACTGAAGGGCTCGAATGGATCGACGCCGCCGAATGTGCATGGGGCTACCGCAGCTTCGACCCGGGACGCATCAGCCGCTACATGATCCATGAAGTGGAGTTCGCGCTCTCGGAGTCCACGCCGGAAAAGGTCAAGGCCGCCATGAAGGAAACCATGGACAGGAAAAAGGCCGGACAGCCCATTGCCGCCTGGACCGCCGGATGCGTGTTCAAGAACCCCGTGGGCGACAGCGCTGGCAGACTGCTGGATCAGGCCGGTTTCAAGGGGCGGGAGCACGGCGGTTGCCGTTTTTCGCCCATGCACGCGAATTTTCTTGAGAACACGGGTGAAGGCACCGCACGCGAAGCCGTCGAACTCATCGAGGCGGCCCGCGAGGAAGTGGCGAAGCGATTCGATGTGAAGCTGGAAACGGAGGTCATCATCATATGA
- the icd gene encoding NADP-dependent isocitrate dehydrogenase, which yields MTQRTVYFIEGDGIGPEVWASARPVLDAAMDKAYGGSNSLDWVELLAGEKAFAETGEYLPQTTMDALAKAELAMKGPLGTPVGKGFRSLNVTMRQAFDLYACIRPVRHFAGIESPVKHPERVDMVVFRENTEDVYAGIEYASGSAEAKKLIAFLRDELGADVDPSAGVGIKPMTEKGSKRLVRRAIEFAAREGRESVTLVHKGNIMKTTEGAFRAWGYEVAEQEFAGTCVMEGEEGKVVVKDRIADAMFQECLMRPEQYSVVATSNLNGDYISDALAAQVGGLGLAPGVNMGDTLAMFEATHGTAPTIAGKDMANPGSLILSGAMLLDHAGFGEAAELVRGSVEKALAARKVTVDLASQIPGAQQVGCREFGEIILAGI from the coding sequence TTGACACAGCGCACGGTATATTTCATAGAAGGTGACGGCATCGGCCCCGAGGTCTGGGCATCCGCCCGCCCGGTGCTTGATGCGGCCATGGACAAGGCCTATGGCGGAAGCAACTCGCTCGACTGGGTGGAGCTGCTCGCCGGGGAAAAGGCGTTTGCCGAAACCGGTGAATATCTTCCCCAGACCACCATGGACGCCCTCGCAAAGGCCGAACTGGCCATGAAGGGCCCGCTGGGAACTCCGGTGGGAAAGGGTTTTCGCAGCCTGAACGTAACCATGCGGCAGGCCTTTGACCTGTACGCCTGCATCCGTCCGGTGCGGCATTTCGCTGGCATTGAGTCCCCGGTCAAGCATCCCGAGCGTGTCGACATGGTCGTTTTCCGCGAAAACACCGAAGACGTGTACGCGGGCATCGAGTACGCCTCCGGCAGCGCGGAAGCCAAGAAGCTCATCGCATTCCTGCGTGACGAACTGGGTGCGGACGTTGACCCCAGTGCGGGCGTTGGCATCAAGCCCATGACCGAAAAAGGCAGCAAGCGTCTTGTACGCCGTGCCATCGAGTTCGCCGCACGCGAAGGCCGCGAATCCGTGACGCTGGTGCACAAGGGCAACATCATGAAGACCACCGAAGGCGCGTTCCGGGCGTGGGGCTATGAAGTTGCCGAGCAGGAATTTGCCGGGACCTGCGTCATGGAAGGCGAAGAGGGCAAGGTCGTGGTCAAGGACCGCATCGCCGACGCCATGTTCCAGGAATGCCTCATGCGTCCGGAACAGTATTCCGTGGTCGCCACAAGCAACCTCAACGGCGACTATATCTCTGACGCGCTCGCCGCACAGGTCGGCGGACTCGGGCTGGCCCCGGGCGTGAACATGGGCGATACGCTCGCCATGTTCGAAGCGACCCACGGCACGGCCCCCACCATCGCGGGCAAGGACATGGCCAACCCCGGAAGCCTGATCCTTTCCGGCGCCATGCTGCTGGACCACGCCGGTTTCGGCGAAGCTGCCGAATTGGTGCGCGGCTCCGTGGAAAAGGCGCTGGCCGCTCGCAAGGTCACGGTCGATCTGGCCTCGCAGATTCCCGGCGCCCAGCAGGTCGGCTGCCGTGAGTTCGGCGAGATCATTCTGGCCGGTATCTAA
- a CDS encoding cell division protein FtsQ/DivIB — translation MSTITLGKNRPRLGGKTVNKRRRQRSRQPASGIGAFRFVRNTLFTLMALGGLAVLGAGLLYGYRWVTSSPYFGLGEVVISGNQHLTRGDLMALGDVELGENCVDLNVSEVERLISNSPWIESATVRRELPGRLIVNVTEREPAFWTVRDGKLSFADAEGRVIAPAAPGEYASMPMLRMGENVQGGEALQGFVNFVGSGRAPFDMTQVAWVRVLPSHQIEARLDTVGVNVVLDMDRWETQLARINTAWRDLARRGEFSRVVSVQATGDKVWVRLRG, via the coding sequence ATGAGCACCATCACGCTCGGCAAGAATCGCCCCAGACTGGGCGGCAAAACGGTCAACAAACGCCGCAGGCAGCGCAGCCGCCAGCCCGCTTCCGGCATCGGCGCGTTCCGCTTTGTCCGCAACACGCTGTTCACCCTCATGGCGCTGGGCGGTCTGGCCGTTCTCGGCGCAGGACTGCTCTACGGGTATCGCTGGGTGACCTCCAGCCCGTACTTCGGCCTTGGCGAAGTGGTCATAAGCGGCAACCAACACCTGACGCGCGGCGACCTCATGGCGCTTGGCGACGTGGAGCTTGGCGAGAACTGCGTGGACCTGAACGTTTCCGAAGTGGAACGGCTCATCTCCAACAGCCCGTGGATCGAATCGGCCACGGTGCGGCGCGAGCTTCCGGGCAGGCTTATCGTCAACGTGACCGAACGCGAGCCGGCCTTCTGGACGGTGCGAGACGGAAAACTGAGCTTCGCGGACGCCGAAGGCCGCGTCATCGCTCCGGCTGCACCGGGAGAATATGCCTCCATGCCGATGCTTCGCATGGGCGAAAACGTGCAGGGCGGCGAAGCGCTTCAGGGATTCGTGAATTTCGTCGGATCGGGCCGTGCCCCGTTCGACATGACGCAGGTGGCATGGGTGCGGGTGCTCCCGAGCCACCAGATCGAGGCCCGGCTGGACACGGTGGGGGTGAACGTGGTGCTGGACATGGACCGCTGGGAAACCCAGCTGGCCCGCATCAACACCGCATGGCGCGACCTCGCTCGTCGCGGAGAGTTTTCAAGGGTCGTCTCGGTGCAGGCCACCGGCGACAAAGTATGGGTGAGACTGCGCGGATAA
- the murC gene encoding UDP-N-acetylmuramate--L-alanine ligase, whose protein sequence is MAAAQGPTLKYRGESCPALQARVNTIHMVGIGGSGMNGIAEVLINMGFTVTGSDLSAGPAVRRLQQLGAQVYIGHGEDNVRDVDVLVKSTAIPDDNPELVKARELGIPIIPRAEMLAELMRLRTGIAVAGTHGKTTTTSLLATIFTEAGLDPTVIIGGRLNTYGANARLGDGDHLIAEADESDGSFLFLPPVITVVTNVDEDHLDFYDGIQAIDDSFTDFMNKIPFYGMNVVCGDDPGVQRLLPHIKRPCMTYGLNADNRLRGEIITSHLRSMFRVYLDGELWGEATVAQPGRHNVLNALGAIGVAIEAGLDKDEILRGLSNFGGVGRRFERKGERKGVLVVDDYGHHPAEVVANLETAKACYPDRRLIVAFQPHRFTRTQALFGDFCKAFDAADMLLLTEIYPASESPIPGVNGLSLAQGIKQVSDVKVRFFPDFGAIEKELPRILQPGDLLMTQGAGSIWTVGENWLNKQEDEE, encoded by the coding sequence ATGGCAGCAGCACAGGGACCTACGCTGAAATACCGGGGAGAAAGTTGCCCCGCCCTCCAGGCCAGAGTGAACACCATCCACATGGTGGGCATCGGCGGTTCGGGCATGAACGGCATCGCCGAGGTGCTCATCAACATGGGCTTCACGGTCACCGGATCGGACCTCTCGGCCGGACCGGCCGTGCGCAGGCTTCAGCAGCTGGGCGCACAGGTCTACATCGGCCACGGCGAAGACAACGTTCGCGACGTTGACGTGCTGGTGAAGTCCACCGCCATTCCGGACGACAACCCGGAGCTGGTCAAAGCCCGCGAGTTGGGCATTCCCATCATCCCCCGCGCGGAGATGCTGGCCGAGCTCATGCGCCTTCGCACCGGCATCGCCGTGGCCGGAACGCACGGCAAGACCACCACGACCTCCCTGCTGGCCACCATCTTCACCGAAGCGGGCCTCGACCCCACCGTCATCATCGGCGGCAGGTTGAACACCTACGGCGCCAACGCGCGACTCGGCGACGGCGACCATCTCATCGCCGAGGCCGACGAGTCAGACGGCTCCTTCCTGTTCCTGCCCCCGGTCATCACCGTGGTCACCAACGTGGACGAAGACCACCTCGATTTCTACGACGGCATTCAGGCCATCGACGACTCTTTCACGGATTTCATGAACAAGATCCCGTTCTACGGCATGAACGTGGTCTGCGGCGACGATCCCGGCGTGCAGCGTCTGCTGCCGCACATCAAGCGCCCCTGCATGACCTACGGGCTGAACGCGGACAACCGTCTGCGCGGCGAGATTATAACCTCGCACCTGCGCAGCATGTTCCGCGTCTACCTTGACGGCGAGCTCTGGGGCGAGGCCACCGTGGCCCAACCCGGCCGCCACAACGTGCTCAATGCGCTCGGCGCCATCGGTGTGGCCATCGAGGCAGGACTGGACAAGGATGAAATCCTGCGCGGCCTGTCCAACTTCGGCGGCGTGGGACGGCGTTTCGAACGCAAGGGCGAGCGCAAGGGCGTGCTCGTGGTGGACGATTACGGACATCACCCCGCGGAAGTGGTCGCCAACCTCGAAACCGCCAAGGCCTGCTATCCGGACCGTCGTTTGATCGTAGCCTTCCAGCCGCATCGCTTCACCCGCACGCAGGCCCTGTTCGGCGACTTCTGCAAGGCCTTCGACGCGGCGGACATGCTGCTGCTGACGGAAATCTATCCCGCGTCCGAATCGCCCATCCCGGGCGTGAACGGTCTGTCTCTCGCGCAGGGCATCAAGCAGGTCAGCGACGTGAAGGTACGCTTCTTCCCGGATTTCGGGGCCATTGAAAAGGAACTGCCCCGCATCCTTCAGCCCGGTGACCTGCTCATGACACAGGGCGCAGGGTCCATCTGGACCGTGGGCGAGAACTGGCTCAACAAGCAGGAGGACGAGGAGTAA
- a CDS encoding LysE family translocator, with amino-acid sequence MIELSQLALFAGAVFVLALTPGPDILYVLARGISQGRKAGLCAAAGFNLGVIVHTFFAAFGVSAVLAASATAFTIIKLAGAAYLVYLGIMMFRSAATASAIGGDKSTIPTATIFRQSIVANVLNPKVALFFLAFLPQFTDPNRGPVVFQMILLGAVFMLVSFSVFAAVALFSGAVGERLRTGPEMERALNRTAGTVLVGLGVTLALSDV; translated from the coding sequence ATGATCGAATTATCCCAACTCGCGCTTTTCGCCGGTGCTGTCTTCGTTCTGGCGCTCACGCCCGGACCGGACATCCTTTATGTTCTGGCCCGTGGTATTTCGCAGGGCCGCAAGGCGGGGCTGTGTGCCGCGGCCGGGTTCAATCTGGGCGTGATCGTGCATACGTTTTTTGCTGCGTTCGGCGTTTCCGCCGTGCTGGCGGCCTCGGCCACGGCCTTTACCATCATCAAGCTCGCGGGGGCGGCCTATCTGGTTTATCTCGGGATCATGATGTTTCGCAGTGCGGCCACGGCGAGTGCGATAGGGGGAGACAAAAGCACGATCCCCACTGCAACCATTTTCCGCCAGTCCATTGTGGCCAACGTGCTCAATCCGAAGGTGGCCCTGTTCTTTCTGGCGTTTCTGCCTCAGTTCACGGACCCGAACCGGGGACCGGTGGTGTTTCAGATGATACTGCTCGGGGCCGTGTTCATGCTCGTTTCTTTTTCCGTTTTCGCGGCGGTTGCCCTGTTCAGCGGCGCAGTCGGCGAACGGCTCCGTACGGGGCCGGAGATGGAGCGCGCCCTCAACCGGACCGCCGGAACCGTTCTGGTGGGACTGGGTGTGACGCTGGCGCTTTCCGACGTCTGA
- the ftsA gene encoding cell division protein FtsA, translated as MARNDLIVGLDVGTTKICVVVGEATPEGGVDIIGIGTAPSTGLRRGVVVNIEKTVQCIKKALEEAELMAGCDIRSVYAGIAGSHIQGFNSHGVIAVKGGEVTQRDVDRVIEAAKAIAIPMDREVLHTLPQEFIVDDQRGIADPLGMAGVRLEVKVHIVTGAVTSAQNIIRSCNRSGLDVSNIVLESLASSKAVLSPEEREIGVALVDIGGGTTDLAIFNKDSIKHTSVLALGGHNLTNDIAYGLRTPMVAAEKIKLRHGCAMSDLVTTDEILEVPSVGGRESRTMSKRVLAEICEPRCEEVLALVDQELIKSGYKNMIAAGVVLTGGTCLIDGMQELAEQIFDLPVRIGYPSGIGGLVEEVNSPKYATAVGLLMHGAGEESGPRQRAFKIRDESGFDRILGRMRKWFTDIA; from the coding sequence ATGGCCAGAAACGACCTGATCGTCGGCCTTGATGTCGGGACCACCAAAATCTGCGTCGTCGTGGGGGAAGCCACCCCGGAAGGCGGCGTGGACATCATCGGCATCGGCACCGCTCCCTCCACGGGACTGCGCCGTGGCGTGGTGGTGAACATCGAAAAGACGGTGCAGTGCATCAAGAAGGCGCTCGAAGAGGCCGAGCTCATGGCGGGCTGCGACATCCGCTCGGTGTACGCGGGCATCGCGGGCAGTCACATTCAGGGCTTCAACAGCCACGGAGTCATCGCCGTCAAGGGTGGCGAAGTCACCCAGCGCGATGTGGACCGTGTCATCGAAGCCGCCAAGGCCATCGCCATCCCCATGGACCGGGAAGTGCTGCACACCCTGCCGCAGGAATTCATCGTGGACGACCAGCGCGGCATCGCCGATCCGCTGGGCATGGCGGGCGTGCGGCTCGAAGTGAAGGTGCACATTGTCACCGGCGCTGTGACCTCGGCTCAGAACATCATCCGCAGCTGCAACCGCTCGGGTCTGGACGTCTCCAACATCGTTCTCGAATCGCTGGCATCCAGCAAGGCCGTGCTCTCCCCGGAAGAACGGGAAATCGGCGTGGCGCTGGTGGACATCGGCGGCGGGACCACCGATCTGGCCATCTTCAACAAGGACAGCATCAAGCACACCTCGGTGCTGGCGCTTGGCGGCCACAATCTCACCAACGACATCGCCTACGGCCTGCGCACCCCCATGGTAGCGGCCGAGAAGATCAAGCTCCGGCACGGCTGCGCCATGAGCGATCTGGTCACCACCGACGAGATTCTCGAAGTACCCAGCGTGGGCGGACGCGAATCCCGTACCATGAGCAAGCGCGTGCTGGCCGAGATATGCGAGCCTCGCTGCGAGGAAGTCCTCGCTCTCGTGGATCAGGAGCTGATCAAGTCAGGCTACAAGAACATGATCGCCGCAGGCGTGGTGCTCACGGGCGGCACGTGCCTCATCGACGGCATGCAGGAGCTGGCCGAACAGATTTTCGACCTTCCGGTCCGCATCGGCTATCCGAGCGGAATCGGCGGGCTCGTTGAGGAAGTCAACAGTCCCAAGTACGCCACTGCAGTCGGGCTTCTGATGCACGGCGCGGGCGAAGAGAGCGGACCGCGTCAGCGGGCGTTCAAGATCCGCGACGAATCAGGGTTCGACCGCATTCTGGGCAGGATGCGCAAGTGGTTTACGGACATCGCTTAA
- the ftsZ gene encoding cell division protein FtsZ: MEYFEIEHDTNAKIKVVGCGGGGGNAVNNMIQSALKGVKFIVANTDSQDIHKSLAEHKIQMGEKLTKGLGAGANPDIGREAAQESVDQIRASLEGADMVFITAGMGGGTGTGSAPVVAEIAREMGALTVGVVTKPFYFEGRRRLGSAEKGIKALSEVVDSIITIPNDRLLQLAAKKAAFADMLKQADEVLYYAVKGIADLITVHGLINLDFADVKAAMASSGMALMGTGISSGEGRAKEAAMKAITSPLLEDVSIEGAKGVLINITCGPDMLIDEVSEAADIIYKEAHEDAEIFFGTVFDPDAGDEMRITVIATGIQQAMEEPEPQMSKADQQKMMLLGPRGMSRGQSQEQTARSGMREGHRRVVEENRNIPAYLRKGAAAAEEPAPQQQVSRRAVAGPGEEEFIFEEDDFDVPAFIRRNAD, from the coding sequence ATGGAATACTTTGAAATCGAACACGACACCAATGCGAAGATCAAAGTCGTCGGTTGCGGCGGCGGTGGCGGAAACGCGGTCAACAACATGATTCAGTCCGCGCTCAAGGGCGTGAAATTCATCGTTGCCAACACCGATTCGCAGGACATCCACAAATCGCTTGCCGAACACAAGATCCAGATGGGCGAAAAGCTCACCAAGGGTCTGGGTGCAGGCGCCAATCCGGACATCGGCCGCGAAGCCGCGCAGGAATCCGTGGACCAGATCCGCGCCTCCCTCGAAGGCGCCGACATGGTCTTCATCACCGCAGGCATGGGCGGCGGCACCGGCACCGGCTCCGCGCCCGTCGTCGCCGAGATCGCCCGTGAAATGGGCGCGCTCACCGTGGGCGTCGTGACCAAGCCTTTCTACTTCGAGGGACGCCGCCGCCTCGGCTCCGCCGAAAAGGGTATCAAGGCCCTGTCCGAAGTGGTGGACTCCATCATCACCATCCCCAACGACCGCCTGCTGCAGCTCGCCGCCAAAAAGGCCGCGTTCGCCGACATGCTCAAGCAGGCCGACGAAGTGCTCTACTACGCGGTCAAGGGCATCGCGGACCTCATCACCGTACACGGCCTGATCAACCTCGACTTCGCGGACGTGAAGGCCGCCATGGCCAGCTCCGGCATGGCGCTCATGGGCACCGGCATCTCCTCCGGAGAAGGACGCGCCAAGGAAGCGGCCATGAAGGCCATCACCAGCCCGCTGCTGGAAGACGTGTCCATCGAAGGCGCAAAGGGCGTGCTCATCAACATCACCTGCGGCCCGGACATGCTCATCGACGAGGTCTCCGAGGCCGCCGACATCATTTACAAGGAAGCCCACGAAGACGCGGAAATCTTCTTCGGTACGGTTTTCGACCCGGACGCGGGCGACGAAATGCGCATCACCGTGATCGCCACCGGCATCCAGCAGGCCATGGAAGAGCCCGAGCCGCAGATGTCCAAGGCCGACCAGCAGAAGATGATGCTGCTCGGACCCCGGGGCATGTCCCGCGGACAGAGCCAGGAACAGACCGCACGCTCCGGCATGCGCGAAGGCCATCGCCGCGTCGTCGAAGAGAACCGCAACATCCCGGCCTACCTGCGCAAGGGCGCCGCTGCCGCCGAGGAACCCGCTCCGCAGCAGCAGGTCTCCCGCCGCGCCGTGGCCGGACCGGGTGAAGAGGAATTCATCTTCGAGGAAGACGATTTCGACGTCCCCGCATTCATCCGCAGAAACGCGGACTAA